One part of the Malus sylvestris chromosome 2, drMalSylv7.2, whole genome shotgun sequence genome encodes these proteins:
- the LOC126613704 gene encoding uncharacterized protein LOC126613704 isoform X2 — MTVKPSYLSPSRTTCASLLRKLQVPLLRRSTLHNDRRVRRISVNFGSKNGFKNNLMQNRRQSLVQGLLQRSHWDKAPALTIWLAHQSVDVHPWAVIECLSWEGTQRKRKGT; from the exons ATGACCGTGAAGCCGTCgtacctctctccctctcgtacCACCTGCGCTTCTCTCCTCCGCAAATTGCAG GTTCCCCTGTTACGGAGGAGTACACTGCACAACGACAGGAGAGTGAGGAGGATAAGCGTAAATTTCGG GAGCAAAAACGgcttcaagaacaatttaatgCAGAACAGGAGGCAATCTTTGGTTCAAGGCCTTCTACAAAGAAGCCACTGGGACAAAGCACCAGCGCTAACAATATGGTTGGCACACCAATCAGTCGACGTACACCCTTGGGCCGTCATAGAGTGTCTCAGCTGGGAAGGAACGCAGAGAAAGCGGAAGGGCACATAA
- the LOC126613704 gene encoding 65-kDa microtubule-associated protein 5-like isoform X1 — protein MLLQLEQECLDIYRKKIEMTRKHRADLHRYLPDGQTQIKDIVSALGKLTPFLAKEGPSKTNCLPSNLVWTNWNPVPLLRRSTLHNDRRVRRISVNFGSKNGFKNNLMQNRRQSLVQGLLQRSHWDKAPALTIWLAHQSVDVHPWAVIECLSWEGTQRKRKGT, from the exons ATGCTTCTACAGCTTGAGCAAGAGTGTCTTGATATTTACCGGAAGAAGATCGAAATGACCAGGAAGCACAGGGCCGATTTGCACCGGTACTTACCCGACGGTCAAACCCAGATCAAGGACATTGTTTCGGCCCTTGGGAAGTTGACTCCTTTTCTAGCGAAAGAGGGACCCTCGAAGACCAATTGTCTGCCCTCAAACCTGGTGTGGACGAATTGGAATCCT GTTCCCCTGTTACGGAGGAGTACACTGCACAACGACAGGAGAGTGAGGAGGATAAGCGTAAATTTCGG GAGCAAAAACGgcttcaagaacaatttaatgCAGAACAGGAGGCAATCTTTGGTTCAAGGCCTTCTACAAAGAAGCCACTGGGACAAAGCACCAGCGCTAACAATATGGTTGGCACACCAATCAGTCGACGTACACCCTTGGGCCGTCATAGAGTGTCTCAGCTGGGAAGGAACGCAGAGAAAGCGGAAGGGCACATAA